A single window of Paroedura picta isolate Pp20150507F chromosome 8, Ppicta_v3.0, whole genome shotgun sequence DNA harbors:
- the FGFBP3 gene encoding fibroblast growth factor-binding protein 3: protein MRLPETLPLTLLFLGYLDGARGKKGKENSEKATSSSPWAQTGQFSTRDKHLCSWQLIPGEEVTEIHLSCHHLGEDSGTGQQCVYRGQPELCAAYSSKGRQFWKQILGKLRRKHHPCRDHSPLKSRLCSGKKGASEAELHLVPPALPTAIPVAESTTKGRSKGKAHTKDLPVPQKPPQASRARVVTSSAKADAPDKRNKGGKKKVSPSSSVAPIHLSSSRPTAGTGNTEQPTELNAEVAEAYCEEKWHSLCNFFVNFWNG from the coding sequence ATGAGGCTCCCCGAGACCCTTCCACTCACCCTGCTGTTTCTGGGTTACCTGGACGGTGCCCGTGGCAAGAAAGGCAAAGAGAACAGTGAAAAAGCCACGTCGTCCTCTCCCTGGGCACAGACTGGACAGTTCTCTACCCGGGACAAGCACCTGTGCAGCTGGCAACTGATCCCAGGGGAAGAAGTAACTGAGATCCACCTGAGCTGTCACCATCTGGGAGAGGACAGTGGCACGGGGCAGCAATGCGTTTACCGGGGTCAACCGGAATTGTGCGCTGCTTACAGCTCCAAAGGCCGTCAATTTTGGAAGCAGATTCTTGGCAAGCTCCGCAGAAAGCACCACCCGTGCCGGGACCACAGTCCGCTGAAATCCCGGCTTTGTAGTGGCAAGAAAGGGGCATCTGAGGCAGAGCTGCACCTCGTACCTCCAGCGCTGCCCACAGCCATCCCCGTGGCTGAGAGTACTACTAAAGGCAGATCCAAGGGAAAGGCCCACACAAAGGACCTGCCGGTACCACAGAAGCCACCTCAGGCATCCAGGGCTCGGGTAGTCACTAGCTCAGCAAAAGCAGATGCCCCAGACAAGCGCAACaaaggggggaagaagaaagtCTCTCCCAGCTCCTCAGTGGCTCCAATCCATCTGTCTAGCAGCAGACCCACGGCAGGCACGGGAAACACCGAACAGCCCACAGAGCTCAATGCGGAGGTGGCAGAGGCCTACTGCGAAGAGAAGTGGCACTCGTTGTGCAATTTCTTTGTGAATTTTTGGAATGGCTga